In the Lactobacillus paragasseri genome, TTAAATACTGATCAAAACTAGCAATTTTGGCCTGATGTCCATCTTCATGAAGCGTAATTCTAGTTAGTTGCTTTAAAGTTAGATCTTTTGGCGTTTTATTAATTCCAGCTAATTGTTTTAAATTTTCGTCATGCATAACTACGAATTGCTTATCTTTTGTTTCATGTAAGTCAATTTCTACATAATCTGGATGAAGCTTGGCCGTCTTTTTCAAAGCTGGAATAGTATTTTGTACGCCATTTTTATTACTTACTCCGCGGTGTGAAATGGTAAGCGGACGCTGCATATCGATTTCTTTTAAATATAAAACATTGTTTGCACCAGCAGCAAGTGTAAAAACTAGCATTAAACATAAAGCTAGCATTTTTAGTTTTATTGTTTTTTTAACTTTACTTTGAAGCTTAAAACTCTTTAATGGCGCCACCACAATTAAAAGTGAAACAACGCTAATCCAAATTGCAACTAACTCACTGACTAATTGAACCAGTAAAAGATTAAATACAGCAAAGCTAAAACTGATATTTCTCGGCAAATGATCTAAGCCTAATTGGCAAAGATAAATTAACAGATTAAAAATCAATAAAATTATACTTACACTAAGCCCTAATACTAACAGGCGACTCAGGATCTTCCACCAATACTTATGACTAGTTAATTTCCAACTTTCCTTCATAGCAAGAAAAGTCTTTTTTCTTTGATAGATCATAATTGGAAGCGTCAAAATAAGACGAATACCCAAAATGAAAGCCAACAAGTAAAAGATTATTAATCCACTAGCAAGCCAAATATTCCGTGTCATAAAATCTAAAATAAATTCTGGAATTTGAACCTTAGCTAGTAATGGTGTTCGATAAACTAGATCAGCAAACGGAACAATTAACAAGAAATACACTGCTAGTAGCAAAACTGAACTAATTCGAACTGATCGATATGATTGCCATAGTTCTTTAAATAAGGCCCTCAATGAAAATCTTCCCTGAGAAATTTCCCTAATTCCTAATAATATCAGTGAAAATTCACCATAAATTACTAGAAGTAAAACAATCAATTCAAGAATTAAACAGAGAAACATCAAAGTGTGTGTACTGATAATCGTAATAATATTTTGATATGAAATAAACGGAATTGCGCTAGCTTTTAAAATAGCTGTAGTAAGATACCTAAAAAGCGGAATAATAAGCACCTGCGTAAAAAGATCAATTCCAATAAATAAAGCTATATATTGAAGCCAATATTTTCTGAAATTATTAGTATACTTATTTATTTCTTGAAAAATATTCTTCAAAAATCTATCCTCCATCGTTATGTTCTTGTTGCTATTGTATCCTTTAGAGCATAAAAATAGGAATCCTAATTCTCCCCGGATTCCTATTTTTCAATCTTAGCAGTTTTTACATGTGAAAAGATCAACTTACTTAATTCTTGGAAGAATAAACGATCTTCTATATCTCTTCCCTTATAACTACTTAATACAGTACAAAATACTGGTGCTTTCTTAGTCATAAACGCACAAACTTCATGACGCGCCCGCCTATCTCGACCCAATTTATTGTAGGTAAGAATATTATCACCATAAAA is a window encoding:
- a CDS encoding glycerophosphoryl diester phosphodiesterase membrane domain-containing protein — translated: MEDRFLKNIFQEINKYTNNFRKYWLQYIALFIGIDLFTQVLIIPLFRYLTTAILKASAIPFISYQNIITIISTHTLMFLCLILELIVLLLVIYGEFSLILLGIREISQGRFSLRALFKELWQSYRSVRISSVLLLAVYFLLIVPFADLVYRTPLLAKVQIPEFILDFMTRNIWLASGLIIFYLLAFILGIRLILTLPIMIYQRKKTFLAMKESWKLTSHKYWWKILSRLLVLGLSVSIILLIFNLLIYLCQLGLDHLPRNISFSFAVFNLLLVQLVSELVAIWISVVSLLIVVAPLKSFKLQSKVKKTIKLKMLALCLMLVFTLAAGANNVLYLKEIDMQRPLTISHRGVSNKNGVQNTIPALKKTAKLHPDYVEIDLHETKDKQFVVMHDENLKQLAGINKTPKDLTLKQLTRITLHEDGHQAKIASFDQYLKAAAKIKQKLLIEVKTTPNDSPKMLQNFNKKYGKLIIKRKYQVQSLDYRVIEGLHQINPKLFVLYIQPYNFTYPQSVANGYSMEYSTLNNDFIWQAQLQNKPVYAWTVNTPNMMMKMMYDNVNGIITDQLAELNETIKDFEDNRSYANKLLNFILILPDESAS